The Desulfoscipio gibsoniae DSM 7213 genome contains a region encoding:
- a CDS encoding helix-turn-helix domain-containing protein, protein MDNIEKWSSMATITDYLDVSRETILQWINHRNMPAHKVGRLWKFKISEVDEWIRSGGAADKTSLEK, encoded by the coding sequence ATGGACAACATAGAAAAATGGTCATCAATGGCCACTATAACTGACTATCTTGATGTGAGCCGGGAAACTATACTTCAGTGGATTAACCACCGTAACATGCCAGCGCACAAGGTTGGACGGCTTTGGAAATTTAAGATTTCCGAAGTGGATGAGTGGATACGTTCCGGCGGAGCTGCCGATAAAACTAGCCTGGAGAAATAA